The proteins below come from a single Nocardiopsis gilva YIM 90087 genomic window:
- the hpf gene encoding ribosome hibernation-promoting factor, HPF/YfiA family, translated as MDIIVKGRRTGVSDKFRQHVENKLSKLSKWEKKGMSVDVEVSKERNPRLADQRERVELTIHSSGPVIRSEASADDRYSALDQALNRIEARLRKVADRRKVHRGNHAPVSVAAATASLANNDVAPAEAPASARTPVPSQTAGASGGIGGFDESAAADRFSDEFVELDTQGDTPVVVREKFHHAKPMSIDQALMEMELVGHDFYLFHDEQKDAPSVVYRRRGFNYGVLRLMD; from the coding sequence GTGGACATCATCGTCAAGGGTCGACGCACAGGTGTCAGCGACAAGTTCCGGCAGCACGTCGAGAACAAGCTGAGCAAGCTCTCCAAGTGGGAGAAAAAAGGCATGAGCGTCGATGTGGAGGTGTCCAAGGAGCGCAACCCGCGCCTCGCCGACCAGCGCGAGCGGGTTGAGCTGACCATCCACTCCAGCGGTCCGGTGATCCGCAGTGAAGCGTCGGCCGATGACCGCTACAGCGCCCTCGACCAGGCGCTGAACCGTATCGAGGCCCGCTTGCGCAAGGTGGCCGACCGCCGGAAGGTGCACAGGGGAAACCACGCTCCGGTCTCCGTGGCCGCGGCGACCGCCAGTCTCGCGAACAACGATGTGGCACCCGCAGAGGCACCGGCGTCCGCACGCACGCCCGTCCCCTCCCAGACGGCGGGTGCGTCCGGCGGCATCGGCGGATTCGACGAGTCCGCGGCGGCTGACCGGTTCTCGGACGAGTTCGTGGAGCTCGACACCCAAGGGGACACCCCGGTGGTCGTCCGGGAGAAGTTCCACCACGCGAAACCGATGAGTATCGACCAGGCCCTCATGGAGATGGAGCTCGTGGGCCACGACTTCTACCTCTTCCACGACGAGCAGAAGGACGCGCCGAGCGTCGTCTACCGTCGGCGAGGCTTCAACTACGGGGTCCTGCGCCTGATGGACTGA
- a CDS encoding SIS domain-containing protein: protein MTTTTSVMRSEIAQQPEALRTTLDALLPMADEVERLGRETRQVLFIARGSSDNAAVYGSYLLQAHGGRLATLASPSIATTYNAKIDLSGVLAVAISQSGRTEEIVDTMSWAAECGARTVGITNGGGSPLTEVADVALVTQAGDELAVPATKTYTTQLAALAVLALGLGADLDPGLLRGVPDTIDDVLAQPTDQLDAIVERLVGVQGAVISGRGMAFSTALEAALKLKEACYLHAMGLSYADLLHGPIAVVDRDTPAILLAANSGPTLPGTVALAERVVSAGAPAYGIGGGSALAGACDLSVPMPDVPEWLAPISLIVPAQLLTEKLARRLGYNPDAPRGLGKVTQTS, encoded by the coding sequence ATGACGACCACAACGAGCGTCATGCGCTCGGAGATCGCGCAACAACCCGAGGCGTTGCGCACCACCCTCGACGCGCTGCTGCCCATGGCCGACGAGGTCGAGCGCCTCGGCCGCGAGACCCGGCAGGTGCTGTTCATCGCCCGCGGCTCCTCCGACAACGCCGCCGTCTACGGCAGCTACCTGCTCCAAGCACACGGCGGGCGCCTCGCCACCCTGGCCTCGCCGTCCATCGCCACCACCTACAACGCCAAGATCGACCTCTCCGGCGTGCTGGCCGTGGCCATCTCGCAGTCGGGGCGGACCGAGGAGATCGTCGACACCATGAGCTGGGCCGCCGAGTGCGGCGCCCGCACCGTCGGCATCACCAACGGCGGCGGCTCTCCCCTCACCGAGGTCGCCGACGTCGCCCTGGTCACCCAGGCCGGAGACGAGCTCGCCGTCCCCGCGACCAAGACCTACACCACCCAGCTCGCCGCGCTCGCCGTCCTCGCCCTCGGGCTGGGCGCCGACCTCGACCCGGGTCTGCTGCGCGGCGTCCCCGACACCATCGACGACGTCCTCGCCCAGCCGACCGACCAGCTCGACGCGATCGTCGAGCGCCTCGTCGGTGTGCAGGGCGCGGTGATCTCCGGGCGCGGTATGGCGTTCTCCACAGCGCTGGAGGCCGCGCTCAAGCTCAAGGAGGCCTGCTACCTGCACGCGATGGGCCTGTCCTACGCCGACCTGCTGCACGGCCCGATCGCCGTCGTCGACCGCGACACCCCCGCGATCCTGCTCGCCGCGAACTCCGGGCCCACCCTGCCCGGTACCGTTGCCCTGGCCGAACGCGTCGTGTCGGCGGGCGCCCCCGCCTACGGCATCGGCGGGGGTTCGGCCCTCGCCGGCGCGTGCGACCTCTCCGTGCCGATGCCGGACGTGCCCGAGTGGCTGGCTCCGATCAGCCTCATCGTGCCCGCCCAGCTGCTCACCGAGAAGCTCGCGCGCAGGCTCGGCTACAACCCCGACGCGCCCCGCGGCCTGGGCAAGGTGACCCAGACGTCCTAG
- a CDS encoding ComF family protein: MRCISCPAVLSALVDLLLGERCAGCGRAGTLLCAACAETLDRRPRRCATRPGCPPVWAAGPYAGCGRDLLLRFKDGGVRALSAPLGRRLARAVAEAAPARGAVVLVPVPPRTAALRRRGFDPVALLARAAAEELCRGAPRGCPRPLPSGPRARIARCGRCRRCCTAAGWPTRWAWTVRVGGRTWRGRWPCVLARFAPSPAQRWSWWTTS, translated from the coding sequence ATGAGGTGTATCTCCTGTCCCGCCGTCCTGTCCGCGTTGGTCGACCTGCTCCTGGGCGAGCGCTGCGCCGGGTGCGGGCGCGCCGGGACGCTGCTGTGCGCGGCTTGTGCCGAAACGCTCGACCGCCGCCCGCGGCGCTGTGCCACCCGGCCGGGGTGTCCGCCGGTGTGGGCGGCGGGCCCGTACGCCGGGTGCGGCCGCGACCTGCTGCTGCGGTTCAAGGACGGCGGGGTCCGGGCGCTCTCTGCGCCGCTGGGGCGGCGGCTGGCCCGGGCGGTGGCCGAGGCCGCGCCCGCACGCGGTGCGGTCGTGCTGGTCCCGGTCCCGCCCCGGACGGCGGCCCTGCGCCGCCGCGGGTTCGATCCGGTGGCGCTGTTGGCCCGCGCCGCGGCCGAGGAGCTGTGCCGGGGCGCGCCCCGAGGCTGCCCCCGCCCCCTCCCGTCCGGTCCCCGTGCCCGGATCGCGCGGTGCGGCCGGTGCCGGCGCTGCTGCACCGCCGCCGGGTGGCCGACCAGGTGGGCCTGGACCGTTCGCGTCGGCGGGCGAACCTGGAGGGGGCGCTGGCCGTGCGTCCTCGCGCGGTTCGCTCCCTCACCGGCCCAGCGGTGGTCGTGGTGGACGACGTCGTGA
- a CDS encoding PTS transporter subunit EIIC — MYKGGPAVSSAPAASSGPSAASKSSSKALAILQRIGRSLMMPIAVLPAAAILLRLGQDDLLGKDGLSGLSGMGWMSPVAGVIGTAGDAIFQAMPLLFAVGVAIGFAKRADGSTALAAVVGYVVFDRVSKLLFFNAGGEMGERVTVSSADGPVITPDGPIIDWGAKNPTDVLGGILIGIVAAVLWQRYYKIKLPTWLGFFGGRRFVPIVTALAAMLLAIVFGLVWPTLGGLLNDLGEWIMGAGAVGAGVYGVINRLLLPFGLHHIVNSVVWFVFGSYEGPDGTVHGEIFRYYAGDPTAGGFLSGYFPVLMFGLPGAALAMWMCAHKSQRSAIGSIMIPAALTAFVTGITEPIEYAFIFVAPLLFGVHVVLTGISMAVLNALDAHLGFGFSAGLIDLLFNATKSNTTGLFLILGMGVLYFFVYFGIFYGLITKLNLPTPGREPIEESPSVAVNPDNTSGADTTTKADKPSGSGG; from the coding sequence ATGTACAAGGGAGGACCCGCGGTGAGCTCCGCACCTGCCGCATCAAGCGGCCCATCCGCCGCATCGAAGTCATCATCGAAGGCGCTCGCGATCCTGCAGCGCATCGGCCGCAGCCTGATGATGCCGATCGCCGTGCTTCCGGCGGCGGCGATCCTGCTCCGTCTGGGCCAGGACGACCTGCTGGGCAAGGACGGCCTGTCCGGGCTCTCCGGCATGGGCTGGATGTCCCCCGTCGCCGGTGTCATCGGCACCGCCGGTGACGCCATCTTCCAGGCCATGCCGCTGCTGTTCGCGGTCGGCGTGGCCATCGGATTCGCCAAGCGCGCCGACGGCTCCACCGCACTGGCCGCCGTCGTCGGCTACGTCGTCTTCGACCGCGTCAGCAAGCTGCTGTTCTTCAACGCCGGCGGCGAGATGGGCGAGCGGGTCACGGTCTCCAGCGCCGATGGCCCGGTGATCACCCCCGACGGGCCGATCATCGACTGGGGTGCCAAGAACCCCACCGACGTCCTCGGCGGCATCCTCATCGGTATCGTCGCGGCCGTGCTCTGGCAGCGGTACTACAAGATCAAGCTGCCCACGTGGCTCGGCTTCTTCGGCGGGCGCCGGTTCGTCCCGATCGTCACCGCGCTCGCCGCGATGCTGCTCGCGATCGTCTTCGGCCTGGTGTGGCCGACGCTGGGCGGGCTCCTCAACGACCTGGGCGAGTGGATCATGGGCGCGGGCGCGGTCGGCGCCGGTGTCTACGGCGTGATCAACCGCCTGCTGCTCCCCTTCGGCCTGCACCACATCGTCAACTCCGTGGTGTGGTTCGTGTTCGGGTCCTATGAGGGACCGGACGGCACCGTGCACGGCGAGATCTTCCGCTACTACGCCGGCGACCCCACGGCCGGGGGCTTCCTCTCCGGCTACTTCCCGGTGCTGATGTTCGGTCTGCCCGGTGCCGCCCTGGCGATGTGGATGTGCGCGCACAAGTCCCAGCGCAGCGCCATCGGCTCCATCATGATCCCGGCGGCCCTCACCGCGTTCGTCACCGGTATCACCGAGCCCATCGAGTACGCGTTCATCTTCGTCGCCCCGCTGCTGTTCGGCGTGCACGTCGTGCTGACGGGTATCTCCATGGCGGTGCTCAACGCGCTCGACGCCCATCTGGGCTTCGGGTTCTCGGCCGGGCTGATCGACCTGCTGTTCAACGCGACGAAGTCGAACACCACCGGGCTGTTCCTCATCCTCGGTATGGGCGTCCTCTACTTCTTCGTCTACTTCGGGATCTTCTACGGTCTGATCACGAAGCTGAACCTGCCCACGCCGGGGCGCGAGCCGATCGAGGAGAGCCCCTCGGTCGCCGTCAACCCCGACAACACGTCGGGAGCCGACACCACCACGAAGGCCGACAAGCCGTCGGGCTCCGGCGGCTGA
- a CDS encoding LpqB family beta-propeller domain-containing protein gives MTVRPRRLRSAAWAALLAVVLSSCATVPTGGPVVEGAGRQDEADDLYESFVRMLPAGPQKGVGEEGLVRGFLSDMRSYEDHHKAAREYLQPERREKWSGEGAVLIYPDMDEVSLSVDSGADGKTAEVRVRSPQVATLDPTGQYLPAEQGQMIDVTFDLAKNDEGEWRIVNLPDKLLLGEKDVERLYRPLNLYFYNLDHSSLVPDPVFLPARSDRREMRLVKTLVNGPTDWLVPAVGSAFPEDAKVDVAFDSGKVIVELRTDTGGDEFGMGAQLAWTLKQLPRVEGFTLRINDEDVEFPGDADENLQSTDKYWDPVNPGGVPTTTDLSAFFSRNGQLWSLTGTGTDDKHAEARLKGAAGVGDTPLKQHAVSLDQRRIAGIEAGGGRVVAADMTEGADFGTLMSGGKYTSVSWDRYGNLWVVEDVSEDGKDDRADRADKDSKDSKDDGSSGDKADDEPKRPGTKVWLLRGGTDPEEVDAPALRGREVKRLRVSRDGTRVAVITSDASGGKDDAGRLFVGRVIHGEEKSAVGAFLPLAQDLSTVEDASWRGGDQLAVVGQRARGANQAFLVSLDGSTDATSAAAPSGTDMKSITAAPGQPLMCGTEDGQIMLTGDRISWQRVADGANPVYPG, from the coding sequence ATGACCGTCCGCCCGAGGCGCCTCCGCTCCGCGGCCTGGGCCGCGCTGCTGGCGGTCGTGCTCTCCTCCTGCGCCACAGTGCCCACCGGCGGGCCCGTGGTCGAAGGCGCGGGACGCCAGGACGAAGCGGACGACCTCTATGAGAGCTTCGTGCGGATGCTTCCCGCCGGGCCGCAGAAGGGCGTCGGCGAGGAGGGCCTGGTACGCGGCTTCCTCAGCGACATGCGCAGCTACGAGGACCACCACAAGGCCGCACGCGAGTACCTGCAGCCGGAGCGCCGCGAGAAATGGTCGGGCGAAGGGGCGGTGCTCATCTACCCCGACATGGACGAGGTCTCACTGTCCGTCGACTCCGGAGCCGACGGCAAGACGGCCGAGGTGCGGGTACGGAGCCCGCAGGTCGCCACGCTCGACCCGACCGGGCAGTACCTGCCGGCCGAGCAGGGCCAGATGATCGACGTCACCTTCGACCTCGCCAAGAACGACGAGGGCGAGTGGCGGATCGTCAACCTGCCCGACAAGCTGCTCCTCGGCGAGAAGGACGTGGAGCGGCTGTACCGCCCGCTCAACCTCTACTTCTACAACCTCGACCACAGTTCCCTGGTCCCCGATCCCGTGTTCCTTCCGGCCCGCAGCGACCGGCGCGAGATGCGACTGGTGAAGACGCTGGTCAACGGCCCCACCGACTGGCTCGTGCCGGCCGTCGGCTCCGCCTTCCCCGAGGACGCCAAGGTCGATGTGGCGTTCGATTCGGGCAAGGTCATCGTCGAGCTGCGCACCGACACCGGGGGCGACGAATTCGGCATGGGGGCGCAGCTGGCGTGGACCCTCAAGCAGCTGCCGCGGGTGGAGGGGTTCACCCTGCGGATCAACGACGAAGACGTGGAATTCCCCGGCGACGCCGACGAGAACCTGCAGTCCACCGACAAGTACTGGGACCCGGTCAACCCCGGTGGTGTCCCCACCACCACCGACCTGAGCGCCTTCTTCAGCCGCAACGGTCAACTCTGGTCGCTGACGGGCACCGGGACGGACGACAAGCACGCCGAAGCGCGCCTCAAGGGAGCCGCCGGAGTCGGCGACACCCCTCTGAAGCAGCACGCGGTCTCCCTGGACCAGCGCCGCATCGCCGGTATCGAGGCCGGGGGCGGCCGGGTCGTCGCCGCCGACATGACCGAGGGCGCTGACTTCGGCACGCTGATGTCCGGCGGCAAGTACACCTCCGTGTCCTGGGACCGCTACGGCAACCTCTGGGTCGTCGAGGACGTCAGCGAGGACGGGAAGGACGACAGGGCCGACAGGGCCGACAAGGACAGCAAGGACAGCAAGGACGACGGCTCCTCCGGTGACAAGGCGGACGACGAGCCGAAGCGCCCCGGCACCAAGGTCTGGCTGCTGCGCGGCGGCACCGACCCGGAGGAGGTCGACGCACCGGCGCTGCGCGGGCGCGAGGTCAAGCGGCTGCGCGTCTCCCGTGACGGCACTCGGGTCGCCGTCATCACCTCGGACGCTTCGGGCGGTAAGGACGACGCCGGGCGGCTGTTCGTCGGCCGGGTGATCCACGGTGAGGAGAAGTCGGCCGTGGGCGCCTTCCTCCCGCTCGCGCAGGACCTGTCCACGGTTGAGGACGCCTCCTGGCGGGGCGGTGACCAGCTCGCCGTCGTCGGACAGCGGGCGCGCGGGGCGAACCAGGCGTTCCTGGTGTCGCTGGACGGCAGCACGGACGCCACCAGCGCCGCGGCGCCGTCTGGGACCGACATGAAGAGCATCACCGCCGCCCCCGGCCAGCCGCTGATGTGCGGCACCGAGGACGGCCAGATCATGCTGACCGGCGACCGCATCAGCTGGCAGCGCGTCGCCGACGGCGCCAACCCCGTCTACCCGGGCTGA
- the secA gene encoding preprotein translocase subunit SecA, with translation MPGILDKVLRAGEGKILRKLKKLKDQINSIEDDFVDLSDAELRELTDEYRERYKDGETLDDLLPEAFATVREVAKRTLGQRPFDVQLMGGAALHLGNIAEMKTGEGKTLTSALAVYLNALAGRGVHIVTPNDYLAKRDAENMGRIHQFLGLEVGVIAPDMSNEARRAAYQADITYGTNNEFGFDYLRDNMALSLDDTVQREHYFAIVDEVDSILIDEARTPLIISGPAEQNSRWYAEFAKIAPRLRRETDYEVDEKKRTVGITEAGVAKVEDWLGIENLYESVNTPLISFLNNSLKAKELYRRDKEYIVNDGEVLIVDEFTGRVLRGRRYNEGMHQAIEAKEKVRIKDENQTLAKVTLQNYFRMYEKLSGMTGTAATEAAEFSQTYQIGVVPIPTNKPMIRTDDRDVVYKTEEAKFEAVVEDIAERHKEGQPVLVGTTSVEKSELLSKMLKREGVPHDVLNAKNHAREASIIARAGKLGGVTVATNMAGRGTDIMLGGNPDFIADEELQARGLQPLETPEEYEEAWPEALEKAKKEFEEEHQQVVDVGGLYVLGTERHESRRIDNQLRGRSGRQGDPGLSRFYLSLQDDLMRLFNSARVEIIMERLNIPEDQPIESGVVTKAIQSAQSQVEQQNFEIRKNVLKYDEVLNRQRQVIYAERRKVLEGADLREQVEAMMADVLENYARLATAEGDPEDWDLDKLWKAFKQVYPISFTVDELIEENGGDLGTLTPDVIIHRVREDAQEAYRRREEEIGEETMREVERRVILQVMDRKWREHLYEMDYLQEGIGLRAMAQRNPLIEYQREGYDMFQEMLEGIKEESVGYLFNVEVQVKGRASSEVTPAAAAATATATAAVLEPETAEEEAEAAATATATAAVLEPETAEEEAEAAEKRAEAEAVPEPEDVVVPGFGENRPSHLQYSAPSETGGVEKHTEATSADKPYAGTGRNAQCPCGSGKKYKKCHGEPKGGAA, from the coding sequence GTGCCAGGCATACTCGATAAGGTCCTCCGCGCAGGTGAAGGAAAGATCCTGCGCAAGCTCAAGAAGCTCAAGGACCAGATCAACTCGATCGAGGACGACTTCGTCGACCTCAGCGACGCCGAGCTGCGCGAGCTCACCGACGAGTACCGCGAGCGCTACAAAGACGGCGAAACGCTCGACGACCTGCTGCCCGAGGCGTTCGCCACGGTGCGGGAGGTCGCCAAGCGCACGCTGGGGCAGCGGCCCTTCGACGTGCAGCTCATGGGTGGCGCCGCCCTGCACCTCGGCAACATCGCCGAGATGAAGACCGGTGAGGGCAAGACCCTGACGTCGGCGCTGGCGGTCTACCTCAACGCGCTGGCCGGCCGGGGCGTCCACATCGTCACCCCCAACGACTACCTGGCCAAGCGCGACGCCGAGAACATGGGCCGGATCCACCAGTTCCTCGGCCTGGAAGTCGGCGTGATCGCGCCCGACATGTCCAACGAGGCCCGGCGCGCGGCCTACCAGGCCGACATCACCTACGGCACCAACAACGAGTTCGGCTTCGACTACCTGCGCGACAACATGGCGCTGTCGCTGGACGACACCGTCCAGCGCGAGCACTACTTCGCGATCGTCGACGAGGTCGACTCCATCCTCATCGACGAGGCCCGCACCCCGCTCATCATCAGTGGTCCGGCCGAGCAGAACTCCCGCTGGTACGCGGAGTTCGCCAAGATCGCCCCCCGCCTGCGGCGCGAAACCGACTACGAGGTCGATGAGAAGAAGCGCACCGTCGGTATCACCGAGGCCGGTGTGGCGAAGGTGGAGGACTGGCTCGGTATCGAGAACCTGTACGAGTCCGTCAACACCCCGCTCATCAGCTTCCTGAACAACTCGCTGAAGGCCAAGGAGCTCTACCGCCGCGACAAGGAGTACATCGTCAACGACGGCGAGGTGCTCATCGTCGACGAGTTCACCGGGCGTGTGCTGCGCGGGCGCCGCTACAACGAGGGCATGCACCAGGCCATCGAGGCCAAGGAGAAGGTGCGGATCAAGGACGAGAACCAGACCCTCGCCAAGGTCACCCTGCAGAACTACTTCCGCATGTACGAGAAGCTCTCGGGCATGACCGGTACCGCCGCCACCGAGGCGGCGGAGTTCAGCCAGACCTACCAGATCGGCGTCGTCCCCATCCCGACGAACAAGCCGATGATCCGCACGGACGACCGCGACGTCGTCTACAAGACCGAAGAGGCCAAGTTCGAGGCCGTCGTCGAGGACATCGCCGAGCGCCACAAGGAGGGCCAGCCGGTCCTCGTGGGTACGACGAGCGTCGAGAAGTCCGAGCTGCTGTCGAAGATGCTCAAGCGCGAGGGCGTTCCCCACGACGTCCTCAACGCGAAGAACCACGCGCGTGAGGCGTCGATCATCGCCCGGGCCGGGAAGCTCGGCGGCGTCACTGTCGCCACCAACATGGCCGGTCGCGGCACCGACATCATGCTCGGCGGCAACCCCGACTTCATCGCCGACGAGGAGCTCCAGGCGCGCGGTCTGCAGCCGCTGGAGACCCCCGAGGAGTACGAGGAAGCCTGGCCGGAGGCGCTGGAGAAGGCCAAGAAGGAGTTCGAGGAGGAGCACCAGCAGGTCGTCGACGTCGGCGGGCTCTACGTGCTGGGCACCGAGCGCCACGAGTCGCGGCGCATCGACAACCAGCTCCGCGGACGCTCCGGCCGCCAGGGCGACCCCGGGCTGTCGCGCTTCTACCTCTCCCTCCAGGACGACCTGATGCGGCTGTTCAACAGCGCCCGGGTCGAGATCATCATGGAGCGGCTGAACATCCCCGAGGACCAGCCGATCGAGTCGGGTGTCGTCACCAAGGCGATCCAGTCGGCGCAGTCCCAGGTCGAGCAGCAGAACTTCGAGATCCGCAAGAACGTCCTGAAGTACGATGAGGTCCTCAACCGCCAGCGCCAGGTGATCTACGCCGAGCGCCGCAAGGTCCTCGAAGGCGCCGACCTGCGCGAGCAGGTCGAGGCGATGATGGCCGACGTCCTGGAGAACTACGCCCGCCTCGCCACCGCCGAGGGCGACCCGGAGGACTGGGACCTCGACAAGCTGTGGAAGGCGTTCAAGCAGGTCTACCCGATCAGCTTCACCGTCGACGAGCTCATCGAGGAGAACGGCGGCGACCTGGGGACGCTCACGCCGGACGTCATCATCCACCGGGTCCGGGAGGACGCCCAGGAGGCCTACCGGCGCCGCGAGGAGGAGATCGGCGAGGAGACCATGCGCGAGGTCGAGCGCCGGGTGATCCTCCAGGTCATGGACCGCAAGTGGCGTGAGCACCTCTACGAGATGGACTACCTCCAGGAGGGCATCGGCCTGCGCGCCATGGCCCAGCGCAACCCGCTGATCGAGTACCAGCGGGAGGGCTACGACATGTTCCAGGAGATGCTCGAAGGCATCAAGGAAGAGTCGGTCGGCTACCTGTTCAACGTCGAGGTCCAGGTCAAGGGGCGTGCCTCCAGCGAGGTGACCCCGGCCGCGGCCGCCGCCACGGCCACCGCCACCGCGGCCGTCCTGGAGCCGGAGACCGCGGAGGAGGAAGCGGAGGCCGCCGCCACGGCCACCGCCACCGCGGCCGTCCTGGAGCCGGAGACCGCGGAGGAGGAAGCGGAGGCCGCCGAGAAGCGGGCCGAAGCCGAGGCCGTCCCCGAGCCCGAGGACGTCGTCGTTCCCGGCTTCGGTGAGAACCGCCCCAGCCACCTGCAGTACAGCGCCCCCAGCGAGACGGGCGGCGTCGAGAAGCACACCGAGGCCACCAGCGCCGACAAGCCCTACGCCGGCACCGGGCGCAACGCGCAGTGCCCCTGCGGGTCGGGCAAGAAGTACAAGAAGTGCCACGGCGAGCCCAAGGGCGGCGCGGCCTAA
- a CDS encoding GntR family transcriptional regulator codes for MAIDPASPVPKYVQLRDLLLDWIVETGLSVDDPVPSERELGARYELSRMTVRQTIDLLVSEGKLYRVPGKGTFVARPKIEMALALASFTQDMVARGYQPGARDLVRRIVPASGHVARMMDIEPGAPVHHIERLRTADDEPMAVERSNIPVSLAPNLDSYSLSGRSLYQILEQEFGVLLDSGEQTIEAGICDAADARLLGLAHGSPVLSMQRRSFSHGACVELAISTYRADRYQLHSRLDPRQTSS; via the coding sequence ATGGCGATCGACCCCGCGAGCCCCGTCCCGAAGTACGTCCAGCTGCGGGACCTTCTGCTCGACTGGATCGTTGAGACGGGCCTCTCGGTGGACGACCCCGTCCCCTCCGAACGGGAGCTGGGGGCGCGCTACGAGCTGTCCCGCATGACGGTCCGGCAGACGATCGACCTGCTCGTCTCCGAGGGCAAGCTGTACCGGGTCCCCGGTAAGGGCACGTTCGTCGCGCGGCCCAAGATCGAGATGGCTCTCGCCCTGGCGTCCTTCACCCAGGACATGGTGGCGCGCGGCTACCAGCCGGGAGCGCGCGACCTCGTCCGGCGGATCGTGCCCGCCAGCGGGCACGTCGCCCGGATGATGGACATCGAGCCGGGGGCGCCCGTCCACCACATCGAGCGCCTCCGCACCGCCGACGACGAACCCATGGCGGTGGAGCGGTCCAACATCCCCGTCTCCCTCGCCCCGAACCTCGACTCCTACTCCCTGTCCGGACGCTCGCTCTACCAGATCCTGGAGCAGGAGTTCGGCGTCCTGCTCGACTCGGGCGAGCAGACCATCGAAGCCGGGATCTGCGACGCCGCGGACGCCCGGCTCCTCGGGCTCGCGCACGGCAGTCCGGTGCTGTCCATGCAGCGCCGCAGCTTCAGCCACGGCGCCTGTGTCGAGCTGGCGATCTCCACCTACCGCGCCGACCGGTACCAGCTGCACTCCCGCCTTGACCCGCGACAGACCAGCAGCTGA
- a CDS encoding HGxxPAAW family protein, with amino-acid sequence MADSAQSQPYIRGYQAEGGVWTDIGSHRGRPGSWVAVACIFVGFALGGLSLVLGMSWWLLGAGAALILIGAVLSLVTDIFTDVVLDDPHYEPEEPHETPLHKIKQREREMAVGDEM; translated from the coding sequence ATGGCAGACAGCGCGCAATCGCAGCCCTACATCCGTGGATACCAGGCCGAGGGCGGGGTCTGGACCGATATCGGCAGCCACCGCGGCCGTCCGGGGTCGTGGGTGGCGGTGGCCTGCATTTTCGTCGGTTTCGCCCTGGGCGGACTCTCCCTCGTGCTGGGCATGTCCTGGTGGCTGCTGGGCGCCGGGGCCGCCCTCATCCTCATCGGTGCGGTGCTGAGCCTGGTCACCGACATCTTCACCGACGTGGTGCTCGACGACCCGCACTACGAGCCGGAGGAGCCGCACGAGACCCCCCTGCACAAGATCAAGCAGCGCGAACGGGAGATGGCCGTCGGCGACGAGATGTGA